In Homo sapiens chromosome 22 genomic patch of type NOVEL, GRCh38.p14 PATCHES HSCHR22_6_CTG1, the following are encoded in one genomic region:
- the TCF20 gene encoding transcription factor 20 isoform 1 (isoform 1 is encoded by transcript variant 1), translated as MQSFREQSSYHGNQQSYPQEVHGSSRLEEFSPRQAQMFQNFGGTGGSSGSSGSGSGGGRRGAAAAAAAMASETSGHQGYQGFRKEAGDFYYMAGNKDPVTTGTPQPPQRRPSGPVQSYGPPQGSSFGNQYGSEGHVGQFQAQHSGLGGVSHYQQDYTGPFSPGSAQYQQQASSQQQQQQVQQLRQQLYQSHQPLPQATGQPASSSSHLQPMQRPSTLPSSAAGYQLRVGQFGQHYQSSASSSSSSSFPSPQRFSQSGQSYDGSYNVNAGSQYEGHNVGSNAQAYGTQSNYSYQPQSMKNFEQAKIPQGTQQGQQQQQPQQQQHPSQHVMQYTNAATKLPLQSQVGQYNQPEVPVRSPMQFHQNFSPISNPSPAASVVQSPSCSSTPSPLMQTGENLQCGQGSVPMGSRNRILQLMPQLSPTPSMMPSPNSHAAGFKGFGLEGVPEKRLTDPGLSSLSALSTQVANLPNTVQHMLLSDALTPQKKTSKRPSSSKKADSCTNSEGSSQPEEQLKSPMAESLDGGCSSSSEDQGERVRQLSGQSTSSDTTYKGGASEKAGSSPAQGAQNEPPRLNASPAAREEATSPGAKDMPLSSDGNPKVNEKTVGVIVSREAMTGRVEKPGGQDKGSQEDDPAATQRPPSNGGAKETSHASLPQPEPPGGGGSKGNKNGDNNSNHNGEGNGQSGHSAAGPGFTSRTEPSKSPGSLRYSYKDSFGSAVPRNVSGFPQYPTGQEKGDFTGHGERKGRNEKFPSLLQEVLQGYHHHPDRRYSRSTQEHQGMAGSLEGTTRPNVLVSQTNELASRGLLNKSIGSLLENPHWGPWERKSSSTAPEMKQINLTDYPIPRKFEIEPQSSAHEPGGSLSERRSVICDISPLRQIVRDPGAHSLGHMSADTRIGRNDRLNPTLSQSVILPGGLVSMETKLKSQSGQIKEEDFEQSKSQASFNNKKSGDHCHPPSIKHESYRGNASPGAATHDSLSDYGPQDSRPTPMRRVPGRVGGREGMRGRSPSQYHDFAEKLKMSPGRSRGPGGDPHHMNPHMTFSERANRSSLHTPFSPNSETLASAYHANTRAHAYGDPNAGLNSQLHYKRQMYQQQPEEYKDWSSGSAQGVIAAAQHRQEGPRKSPRQQQFLDRVRSPLKNDKDGMMYGPPVGTYHDPSAQEAGRCLMSSDGLPNKGMELKHGSQKLQESCWDLSRQTSPAKSSGPPGMSSQKRYGPPHETDGHGLAEATQSSKPGSVMLRLPGQEDHSSQNPLIMRRRVRSFISPIPSKRQSQDVKNSSTEDKGRLLHSSKEGADKAFNSYAHLSHSQDIKSIPKRDSSKDLPSPDSRNCPAVTLTSPAKTKILPPRKGRGLKLEAIVQKITSPNIRRSASSNSAEAGGDTVTLDDILSLKSGPPEGGSVAVQDADIEKRKGEVASDLVSPANQELHVEKPLPRSSEEWRGSVDDKVKTETHAETVTAGKEPPGAMTSTTSQKPGSNQGRPDGSLGGTAPLIFPDSKNVPPVGILAPEANPKAEEKENDTVTISPKQEGFPPKGYFPSGKKKGRPIGSVNKQKKQQQPPPPPPQPPQIPEGSADGEPKPKKQRQRRERRKPGAQPRKRKTKQAVPIVEPQEPEIKLKYATQPLDKTDAKNKSFYPYIHVVNKCELGAVCTIINAEEEEQTKLVRGRKGQRSLTPPPSSTESKALPASSFMLQGPVVTESSVMGHLVCCLCGKWASYRNMGDLFGPFYPQDYAATLPKNPPPKRATEMQSKVKVRHKSASNGSKTDTEEEEEQQQQQKEQRSLAAHPRFKRRHRSEDCGGGPRSLSRGLPCKKAATEGSSEKTVLDSKPSVPTTSEGGPELELQIPELPLDSNEFWVHEGCILWANGIYLVCGRLYGLQEALEIAREMKCSHCQEAGATLGCYNKGCSFRYHYPCAIDADCLLHEENFSVRCPKHKPPLPCPLPPLQNKTAKGSLSTEQSERG; from the exons ATGCAGTCCTTTCGGGAGCAAAGCAGTTACCACGGAAACCAGCAAAGCTACCCACAGGAGGTACACGGCTCATCCCGGCTAGAAGAGTTCAGCCCTCGTCAGGCCCAGATGTTCCAGAATTTTGGAGGTACAGGTGGCAGTAgtggcagcagtggcagtggcagtggtggtggacGACGAGGAGCAGCAGCTGCTGCGGCAGCGATGGCTAGCGAGACCTCTGGCCATCAAGGTTACCAGGGTTTCAGGAAAGAGGCTGGAGATTTTTACTACATGGCAGGCAACAAAGACCCCGTGACTACAGGAACCCCACAGCCTCCTCAGCGAAGGCCTTCTGGGCCTGTGCAGAGCTATGGACCCCCCCAGGGGAGCAGCTTTGGCAATCAGTATGGGAGTGAGGGTCATGTGGGCCAGTTTCAAGCACAGCACTCTGGCCTTGGCGGTGTGTCACATTATCAGCAGGATTACACTGGGCCTTTCTCTCCAGGGAGTGCTCAGTACCAACAGCAGGcttccagccagcagcagcagcagcaagtcCAGCAGTTGAGACAACAGCTTTACCAGTCCCATCAGCCCCTGCCACAGGCCACTGGCCAACCAGCATCCAGCTCATCCCATCTACAGCCAATGCAGCGGCCCTCAACTCTGCCATCCTCTGCTGCTGGTTACCAGTTAAGAGTGGGTCAGTTTGGCCAACACTATCAGtcttctgcttcctcctcctcctcctcctccttcccttcaccACAGCGTTTTAGCCAGTCTGGACAGAGCTATGATGGCAGTTACAATGTGAATGCTGGATCTCAGTATGAAGGACACAATGTGGGTTCTAATGCACAGGCTTATGGAACACAATCCAATTACAGCTATCAGCCTCAATCTATGAAGAATTTTGAACAGGCAAAGATTCCACAAGGGACCCAacaggggcagcagcagcagcaaccgCAGCAACAACAACACCCTTCTCAGCATGTGATGCAGTATACTAACGCTGCCACCAAGCTGCCCCTGCAAAGCCAAGTGGGGCAGTACAACCAGCCTGAGGTTCCTGTGAGGTCCCCCATGCAGTTTCACCAGAACTTCAGCCCCATTTCTAACCCTTCTCCAGCTGCCTCTGTGGTTCAGTCTCCAAGCTGTAGTTCTACCCCATCTCCTCTCATGCAGACTGGGGAGAATCTCCAGTGTGGGCAAGGCAGTGTGCCTATGGGTTCCAGAAACAGAATTTTACAGTTAATGCCTCAACTCAGTCCAACCCCATCAATGATGCCCAGTCCTAATTCTCATGCTGCAGGCTTCAAAGGGTTTGGACTAGAAGGGGTACCAGAAAAGCGACTGACAGATCCTGGGTTGAGTAGTTTGAGTGCTCTGAGTACTCAAGTGGCCAATCTTCCTAACACTGTCCAGCACATGTTACTTTCTGATGCCCTGACTCCTCAGAAGAAGACCTCCAAGAGGCCCTCATCTTCCAAGAAAGCAGATAGCTGCACAAATTCTGAAGGCTCCTCACAACCTGAAGAACAGCTGAAGTCCCCTATGGCAGAGTCATTAGATGGAGGCTGCTCCAGCAGTTCAGAGGATCAAGGCGAGAGAGTGCGGCAACTAAGTGGCCAGAGCACCAGCTCTGACACCACCTACAAGGGTGGAGCCTCTGAGAAAGCTGGCTCCTCACCGGCACAAGGTGCTCAGAATGAACCCCCCAGACTCAATGCTAGTCCTGCCGCAAGAGAAGAGGCCACCTCACCAGGCGCTAAGGACATGCCATTGTCATCCGACGGGAACCCAAAGGTTAATGAGAAGACTGTTGGGGTGATTGTCTCCCGGGAAGCCATGACAGGTCGGGTAGAAAAGCCTGGTGGACAAGATAAAGGCTCCCAAGAGGATGATCCTGCAGCCACTCAAAGGCCACCTAGCAATGGTGGGGCAAAGGAAACCAGTCATGCATCACTTCCCCAGCCAGAGcctccaggaggaggagggagcaaAGGAAACAAGAATGGCGATAACAACTCCAACCATAATGGAGAAGGAAATGGCCAGAGTGGCCACTCTGCAGCGGGCCCTGGTTTTACGAGCAGAACTGAGCCTAGCAAATCTCCTGGAAGTCTGCGCTATAGTTACAAAGATAGTTTCGGGTCAGCCGTGCCACGAAATGTCAGTGGCTTTCCTCAGTATCCTACAGGGCAAGAAAAGGGAGATTTCACTGGCCATGGGGAACGAAAGggtagaaatgaaaaattccCAAGCCTCCTGCAGGAAGTGCTTCAGGGTTACCACCACCACCCTGACAGGAGATATTCTAGGAGTACTCAAGAGCATCAGGGGATGGCTGGTAGCCTAGAAGGAACCACAAGGCCCAATGTCTTGGTTAGTCAAACCAATGAATTAGCTAGCAGGGGCCTTCTGAACAAAAGCATTGGGTCTCTATTAGAAAATCCCCACTGGGGCCCCTGGGAAAGGAAATCAAGCAGCACAGCTCCTGAAATGAAACAGATCAATTTGACTGACTATCCAATTCCCAGAAAGTTTGAAATAGAGCCTCAGTCATCAGCACATGAGCCTGGGGGTTCCCTCTCTGAAAGAAGATCAGTGATCTGTGATATTTCTCCACTAAGACAGATTGTCAGGGACCCAGGGGCTCACTCACTGGGACACATGAGTGCCGACACCAGAATTGGGAGGAATGACCGTCTCAATCCAACTTTAAGTCAGTCGGTCATTCTTCCTGGTGGTTTGGTGTCCATGGAAACCAAGCTGAAATCCCAGAGCGGGCAGATAAAAGAGGAAGACTTTGAACAGTCTAAATCTCAAGCTAGTTTCAACAACAAGAAATCTGGAGACCACTGCCATCCTCCTAGCATCAAGCATGAGTCTTACCGCGGCAATGCCAGCCCTGGAGCAGCAACCCATGATTCCCTTTCAGACTATGGCCCGCAAGACAGCAGACCCACGCCAATGCGGCGGGTCCCTGGCAGAGTTGGTGGTCGGGAGGGCATGAGGGGTCGGTCCCCTTCTCAATATCATGACTttgcagaaaaattgaaaatgtctCCTGGGCGGAGCAGAGGCCCAGGGGGAGACCCTCATCACATGAATCCACACATGACCTTTTCAGAGAGGGCTAACCGGAGTTCTTTACACACTCCCTTTTCTCCCAACTCAGAAACCCTGGCCTCTGCTTATCATGCAAATACTCGGGCTCATGCTTATGGGGACCCTAACGCAGGTTTGAATTCTCAGCTGCATTATAAGAGACAGATGTACCAACAGCAACCAGAGGAGTATAAAGACTGGAGCAGCGGTTCTGCTCAGGGAGTAATTGCTGCAGCACAGCACAGGCAGGAGGGGCCACGGAAGAGTCCAAGGCAGCAGCAGTTTCTTGACAGAGTACGGAGCCCTCTGAAAAATGACAAAGATGGTATGATGTATGGCCCACCAGTGGGGACTTACCATGACCCCAGTGCCCAGGAGGCTGGGCGCTGCCTAATGTCTAGTGATGGTCTGCCTAACAAGGGCATGGAATTAAAGCATGGCTCCCAGAAGTTACAAGAATCCTGTTGGGATCTTTCTCGGCAAACTTCTCCAGCCAAAAGCAGCGGTCCTCCAGGAATGTCCAGTCAAAAAAGGTATGGGCCGCCCCATGAGACTGATGGACATGGACTAGCTGAGGCTACACAGTCATCCAAACCTGGTAGTGTTATGCTGAGACTTCCAGGCCAGGAGGATCATTCTTCTCAAAACCCCTTAATCATGAGGAGGCGTGTTCGTTCTTTTATCTCTCCCATTCCCAGTAAGAGACAGTCACAAGATGTAAAGAACAGTAGCACTGAAGATAAAGGTCGCCTCCTTCACTCATCAAAAGAAGGCGCTGATAAAGCATTCAATTCCTATGCCCATCTTTCTCACAGTCAGGATATCAAGTCTATCCCTAAGAGAGATTCCTCCAAGGACCTTCCAAGTCCAGATAGTAGAAACTGCCCTGCTGTTACCCTCACAAGCCCTGCTAAGACCAAAATACTGCCCCCACGGAAAGGACGGGGATTGAAATTGGAAGCTATAGTTCAGAAGATTACATCCCCAAATATTAGGAGGAGCGCATCTTCGAACAGTGCGGAGGCTGGGGGAGACACGGTTACGCTTGATGATATACTGTCTTTGAAGAGTGGTCCTCCTGAAGGTGGGAGTGTTGCTGTTCAGGATGCTGacatagagaagagaaaaggtgAGGTGGCTTCGGACCTAGTCAGTCCAGCAAACCAGGAGTTGCACGTAGAGAAACCTCTTCCAAGGTCTTCAGAAGAGTGGCGTGGCAGCGTGGATGACAAAGTGAAGACAGAGACACATGCAGAAACAGTTACTGCCGGAAAGGAACCCCCTGGTGCCATGACATCCACAACCTCACAGAAGCCTGGTAGTAACCAAGGGAGACCAGATGGTTCCCTGGGTGGAACAGCACCTTTAATCTTTCCAGACTCAAAGAATGTACCTCCAGTGGGCATATTGGCCCCTGAGGCAAACCCCAAGGCTGAAGAGAAGGAGAACGATACAGTGACGATTTCACCGAAGCAAGAGGGTTTCCCTCCAAAGGGATATTTCCCAtcaggaaagaagaaggggagaCCCATTGGTAGTGTGAATAAGCAAAAGAAACAGCAGCAGCCACCGCCTCCACCCCCTCAGCCCCCACAGATACCAGAAGGTTCTGCAGATGGAGAGCCAAAGCCAAAAAAACAGaggcaaaggagggagagaaggaagcctGGGGCCCAGCCGAGGAAGCGAAAAACCAAACAAGCAGTTCCCATTGTGGAACCCCAAGAACCTGAGATCAAACTAAAATATGCCACCCAGCCACTGGATAAAACTGATGCCAAGAACAAGTCTTTTTACCCTTACATCCATGTAGTAAATAAGTGTGAACTTGGAGCCGTTTGTACAATCATCAATGCTGAGGAAGAAGAACAGACCAAATTAGTGAGGGGCAGGAAGGGTCAGAGGTCACTGACCCCTCCACCTAGCAGCACTGAAAGCAAGGCGCTCCCGGCCTCGTCCTTTATGCTGCAGGGACCTGTTGTGACAGAGTCTTCGGTTATGGGGCACCTGGTTTGCTGTCTGTGTGGCAAGTGGGCCAGTTACCGGAACATGGGTGACCTCTTTGGACCTTTTTATCCCCAAGATTATGCAGCCACTCTCCCGAAGAATCCACCTCCTAAGAGGGCCACAGAAATGCAGAGCAAAGTTAAGGTACGGCACAAAAGTGCTTCTAATGGCTCCAAGACGGacactgaggaggaggaagagcagcagcagcagcagaaggagCAGAGAAGCCTGGCCGCACACCCCAGGTTTAAGCGGCGCCACCGCTCGGAAGACTGTGGTGGAGGCCCTCGGTCCCTGTCCAGGGGGCTCCCTTGTAAAAAAGCAGCCACTGAGGGCAGCAGTGAAAAGACTGTTTTGGACTCGAAGCCCTCCGTGCCCACCACTTCAGAAGGTGGCCCTGAGCTGGAGTTACAAATCCCTGAACTACCTCTTGACAGCAATGAATTTTGGGTCCATGAGGGTTGTATTCTCTGGGCCAATGGAATCTACCTGGTTTGTGGCAGGCTCTATGGCCTGCAGGAAGCGCTGGAAATAGCCAGAGAGATG aAATGTTCCCACTGCCAGGAGGCAGGCGCCACCttgggctgctacaacaaagGCTGCTCCTTCCGATACCATTACCCGTGTGCCATTGATGCAG